The DNA segment TGCCGTACGTCATGACCGGCGTGCGGCTGGCGGCGGCCGTCGCGCTGATCCTCGCCATCACCGCCGAACTCGTCATCGGCGCCCCGGGGTTGGGCAAGCTCATCGGGGTGGCACAGGCCTCGCAGGCCGTGCCGGAGATGTACGCGCTGATCGTGGTGACCGGGCTGCTCGGGCTGCTGATCAATGTGGGCGCGCGGACGGTGGAGCGGCGGGCGCTGGCCTGGCATCAGTCGGTGCGCGGGGAGGTGGCGGTGTGACGCGCGTACTGCTGCGGCTGGTGTTCGTGTGCGCGCTGCCGGCCGTGCTGGTCACTCTCTGGTGGGTGGCCTCGGCCGGCAGCACGGACGTGTACTGGCCTCCCCTGCGGACGATCCTGGAGGCCTTCCCGGACGTATGGACGGCGGAGCGGCTGCGGGAGGACGTCCTGCCCAGCGTGCTGCGGCTGACGGGCGGTTACGCCTTGGCGGCCGTCGTGGGCGTGGCCCTCGGTACCGTCATCGGCTCCTACCGGCGGGTGCGGGCGGTGTGCGAGCCGGTCCTGGAGTTCCTGCGGGCGGTGCCGCCGCCGGTGCTGGTGCCGGTCATCATGCTGTTCGCGGGCATCGGCGACACCATGAAGGTCACGGTGATCGCGAGCGGCTGCGTGTGGCCGGTCCTGCTCAATACGGTCGAGGGCGTGCGGGCGGTGGACCCGGTGCTGGCCCAGACGGCACGGTCGTACGGCATCACGGGCGTGGCGCGGCTGCGGAAGGTGGTCCTGCGCTCGGCGAGCCCGCAGATCTTCGCGGGCCTGCGCCAGGCCCTGTCCATCGGCATCATCCTCATGGTGATCAGCGAGATGTTCGCCGCCAGCAACGGGCTCGGCTTCACCATCGTCCAGTTTCAGCGCGGTTTCGCGATCCCGGACATGTGGACCGGCATCCTCGTGCTCGGCCTGCTCGGCTTTGTGCTGTCGGTCGTCTTCCAGTTGGTCGAGCGGCGGGTGCTCGGCTGGTACCACGGTCTGCGCGCCTCGGCCCGGCGGTCGCCGTGAACCTCGTGAAAGGGCGGTCCATGGACGCGCTTCTGGCCGTATCCGGCCTGCGGAAGGTCTACGAGGGGTCGGGGCGGCGGGTGGAGGCGGTCCGCGACCTCACCTTCACCGTCGACGCCGGTGAACTGGTGTGTCTGGTCGGCCCGTCGGGCTGCGGCAAGACGACGCTGCTGAAGTGCATCGGCGGACTTCTCACACCGACGGGCGGTGAGGTGCTCCTGGAACAGCGGAAGGTGACCGGTCCGCCGCCCGGGATGGCGTTCGTGTTCCAGGAGTACGGGCGCAGCCTCTTCCCCTGGATGCGGGTCGGCGAGAACGTCGAACTACCCCTGAAACAAAAGGACTTGAGCAGGTCACGCCGGCGAGAGCTGGTGCGGGACGCGCTGGAGTCGGTCGGGCTGGCGGATGCCGTCCAGGCGTATCCGTGGCAGCTGTCCGGCGGTATGCAGCAGCGGGTCGCCATCGCCCGGGCACTGGCCTACGAGCCCCGTGTGCTGCTGATGGACGAGCCGTTCGCGGCGGTGGACGCGCAGACGCGGGCCGATCTGGAGGACCTGGTCCGGGGGCTGTGGCGGGAGCGCGGGATCACGATCCTGTTCGTCACCCATGACATCGACGAGGCCGTGTACCTGGGCGAGCGGGTTCTCGTCCTGTCCGCCTCCCCCACCGTCGTCCAGGAGCAGCTGACGGTCGATCTGCCCGCCGAGCGCGACCAGTTGCACACGCGGGTGGATCCGCGCTTCGCCGAGCTGCGGACCCGTGTGTACGAGCAGATCCAGGTGGCGAAGCGCGGAACGCCTCAGGACGCGGTGCCGGAGACGGTCAGGAAAGATATGCCTCCACTTCGCTGAACTGGGCTGCGGGCCATCCCGTGTTGGCGGTGGCGTGCAGCCGCAGGTGGCGCAGGTTCGTGCCGCTCGGCAGGGAGACGGTGACCGTGTTGCCGGTCGCCGGGTCGAAGCGGTAGTCCTTCGCCGCGACCGCGGTCGTGTATGTCGAGCCGTCCGTGCTGCCCTGGACCGACAGCGTCTGGGTGCGGGCCTGCCAGGCCGACTGCGGCGGCAGCTTCAGCACCAGCCGGCGGACGGCCTCCGTGGCGCCGAGGTCGACCGTCCAGGCCTGCGGGAAGGCGTTGTTGGCGGATTCCCAGTAGCTGTTCGCGTCACCGTCGGCCGCCTTGCCGGGCGTGTAGACGTCCTGCGAGCCGGTGGCCGAGGCCGGGCGGCCCTTCGCGAGGTTGCGGGCCGGGTCGGGGTCGGGGTTGCCCTGGCCGGGCTGCGGCCAGGTCGAGCAGTCGGACCAGGTGCTGCTCCAGCCGGAGTTGCCGCCGCCGTCGGTGAGGGTGAAGGTGCCGGAGCCGGACGGGTAGGGGCAGTTGTAGATGCCCGCGGCGCCTACACCGGAGGCCGTGACGTTGCGGAAGGTGGCGGCACCCGGGGCCTCGGCCTGGACGACGACCGTGCCCGTGTTGCGCACGGTCGCGCCCTCGACGGTGATGTTCTTGGCCGCGAAGCCACGCCCGCTGCCCGAGACGAACTCGAAGGCGCTGTACGGGCTGTCGGTGATGGTGGTGTTGGTGATCCGGACGTTCGCCTCGATGGCACTGTCGTAGGAGTCGACGCGCAGGGCGCCCATCGGGTGGTTCCAGTTGGGGTTCATCGCGCCCGTGCGGACCAGCGTGTTGCCGTCGACGGTGATCGTGCCGGCCAGCGGGTGGAAGGGGTCCAGGAACTTCTGGTTGGAGATCGCGATGCCGCTGCCCAGTGCGTTGGTGTCGGAGATCAGGTTGTCCTTGACCGTGATGTCGGTGCCGCCGTAGATCGCGATGCCGTTGGCCAGATTCGGCTGCGTGATCGTGTTGTTCTCGAAGCTGCTGTCGGTGTCCGGCGCGTACAGCGACCACATGGCGAGCGCGTCGTCGCCCTGGTTGCGCAGGAAGTTGTGCCGGACGCGGACTCCGCGCGCGTTGCCGTTGAGATTGAGTCCGTCGGCGGTCATGTCGAGGAAGCGGTTGTTCTCGACGACGAGGTTGTCGTTGTTGCCCAGCAGCCAGAGGCCGACCTTGAGGTGCTGGAGCCACATACCGGAGACGGAACTCCCCGGCCCCAGCGCACCGTTGACGAAGTTGTCGGGGTTGGAGTCGACCCGCTCGGTGACCTCGCCGATCACCGCGAAGTCCTTGATGTGGACCTTCCCGGAGGAGCTGGACTGGTCGATGAAGCGGGAGCTGCGCACGATCGAGTGCCAGTGCCCGGCGCCCTGGAGGGTCACGTTCTGCACGCCGTTCAGGGACGAGGTCAGCCGGTACTCGCCCGGCGGGATCCACACCACCCCGCCCTGCGCGGCGGCGATGGCCTCGCGGAAGGCCTGGGTCGAGTCGCCCTGGCCGCTGGGGTCGGCGCCCTTGGAGGTGACGGACACCGATCCGGCGGGCTGCCCCGTGGGCGCCGCGGCCTGCTCGAAGTCGGCGACGTCGACGGTCACCTGGGTGCCGGTCGCCTGGAAGGCCACCTTGTCGCCAGCCTGCACGCTCTGGCCGAGCAGCAACCTGGCGTTGTCGTAGAAGTGGTGCGTCTTGGCGCCCGGGATCCAGCCGGTGTCGACGTAGGAGTACTTCGACGTGACCGCGAGGGTCTTCGCGATCTTCTGACCGTTGACGTACACGTCCAGGGTGCCGGACTGGCCGTCGGGGACGCTGTAGGCGACGTTCACGGCATTGGCGGCCCGCGGGACCGTGAACTCGACACGCTGGCCTGAGGTGAGGCGTACCGCCTGGCGTCCGGAAGCCTCGGAGGCGAGGGTGCCCTGCGTGTAGTCCGGGCCGATCTTCGCGCCGGTCGTGGTGGCGGACTCGGCCTCGACCGAGGTGAAGGGGAGGGTGGCGCCGGCGGCCGCGTGGGCGGCGGGGGCCATCGCGGTGAGCAGACCACCGGCGAGGGCGACAACCATGGCTGCGGATGCCGCGACTGTCATGGGCCTGACAGATCTGGGCGGGTGCTGCTGCATGTGCTGATCCCTTCGTGGTGGGGGTACGGGGATGAGCGGGCCGCGGTGTCAGGCGCGCAGCCAGACCGCGGTGTCCTTCGGCAGCCGCCCCTCGATGTCCAAAGGGCCGCTGCCGAGCAGGAGTTCGGTGTGGGCGGGCAGGTCGGCGGGCGCGTCGGCGAGGTTCACCACGCAGGTCGCGCCCCGCACTCGGGTGAATGCGAGCACGCCGTCCGGCGCGGGCAGCCAGGTCAGCGGGCCGTCGCCGAACGCCGGCCGCAGCTCGATCGCCCGGCGGTAGAGGGCGAGCATCGAACCGGCGTCCGCCGCCTGTCGGTCGGCGGCGTACGACGCCCAGTCGGCGGGCTGCGGCAGCCACGGCTCCTCGCGTGAGCCGAAGCCCGCGTACGGTGCCTCCGCCGCCCACGGCAACGGCACCCGGCAGCCGTCCCGGCCCGGGTCGATGCCGCCGGAGCGGGTGTGCATCGGGTCCTCGATGCGGTCGAGGGGAATGTCGGCCTCGGGCAGGCCGAGCTCCTCACCCTGGTAGACGTAGACGGCTCCGGGCAGGGCGAGCGACAGCAGCGCGGCCGCCCTGGCCCGGCAGGTGCCGAGAACGAGGTCCGTCGGCGTCCCGAAGGCCTTGGTGGCGAAGTCGAAGCCGGTGTCGGCGCGGCCGTACCGGGTGACAGTGCGGGTCACGTCGTGGTTGCACAGCACCCAGGTCGCGGGGGCGCCGACGGGGGCGTGCTCGGCGAGCGTCTCGTCGATGGCCCCGCGCAGCCGTCCGGCGTCCCAGGGGCACGTCATGAACGAGAAGTTGAAGGCGGTGTGGAGCTCGTCGGGACGCAGGTAGCGGGCGAAGCGTTCGGTGTCGGGGAGCCAGACCTCGCCGACGAAGATGCCGCCGTACTCGTCGGCGATCGCGCGCCAGGAGCGGTAGACGTCGTGGAGCTCGTCGCGGTCGACGTACGGGTGCGGCGCCTCGCCCTCGACGAAGTCCGGCAGGTCCGGGTCCTTGGCCAGGAGGGCGGCCGAGTCGATGCGGACGCCGGCGACACCGCGCTCGAACCAGAAGCGCAGGATGTCCTCGTGTTCCTGGCACACGGCCGGGTGGGACCAGTCGAGGTCGGGCTGCTCGGGGGCGAAGAGATGGAGGTACCAGTCGCCGTCGGGCAGCCGGCTCCAGGCGGGGCCGCCGAACTCGGACCGCCAGTCGTTGGGCGGGAGTTCGCCGTGCGGGCCGCGTCCCGGACGGAAGTGGAACAGTGCGCGTTCCGGGCCGCCGGCGAGGG comes from the Streptomyces sp. NBC_00443 genome and includes:
- a CDS encoding ABC transporter permease gives rise to the protein MTRVLLRLVFVCALPAVLVTLWWVASAGSTDVYWPPLRTILEAFPDVWTAERLREDVLPSVLRLTGGYALAAVVGVALGTVIGSYRRVRAVCEPVLEFLRAVPPPVLVPVIMLFAGIGDTMKVTVIASGCVWPVLLNTVEGVRAVDPVLAQTARSYGITGVARLRKVVLRSASPQIFAGLRQALSIGIILMVISEMFAASNGLGFTIVQFQRGFAIPDMWTGILVLGLLGFVLSVVFQLVERRVLGWYHGLRASARRSP
- a CDS encoding ABC transporter ATP-binding protein, coding for MDALLAVSGLRKVYEGSGRRVEAVRDLTFTVDAGELVCLVGPSGCGKTTLLKCIGGLLTPTGGEVLLEQRKVTGPPPGMAFVFQEYGRSLFPWMRVGENVELPLKQKDLSRSRRRELVRDALESVGLADAVQAYPWQLSGGMQQRVAIARALAYEPRVLLMDEPFAAVDAQTRADLEDLVRGLWRERGITILFVTHDIDEAVYLGERVLVLSASPTVVQEQLTVDLPAERDQLHTRVDPRFAELRTRVYEQIQVAKRGTPQDAVPETVRKDMPPLR
- a CDS encoding discoidin domain-containing protein; protein product: MTVAASAAMVVALAGGLLTAMAPAAHAAAGATLPFTSVEAESATTTGAKIGPDYTQGTLASEASGRQAVRLTSGQRVEFTVPRAANAVNVAYSVPDGQSGTLDVYVNGQKIAKTLAVTSKYSYVDTGWIPGAKTHHFYDNARLLLGQSVQAGDKVAFQATGTQVTVDVADFEQAAAPTGQPAGSVSVTSKGADPSGQGDSTQAFREAIAAAQGGVVWIPPGEYRLTSSLNGVQNVTLQGAGHWHSIVRSSRFIDQSSSSGKVHIKDFAVIGEVTERVDSNPDNFVNGALGPGSSVSGMWLQHLKVGLWLLGNNDNLVVENNRFLDMTADGLNLNGNARGVRVRHNFLRNQGDDALAMWSLYAPDTDSSFENNTITQPNLANGIAIYGGTDITVKDNLISDTNALGSGIAISNQKFLDPFHPLAGTITVDGNTLVRTGAMNPNWNHPMGALRVDSYDSAIEANVRITNTTITDSPYSAFEFVSGSGRGFAAKNITVEGATVRNTGTVVVQAEAPGAATFRNVTASGVGAAGIYNCPYPSGSGTFTLTDGGGNSGWSSTWSDCSTWPQPGQGNPDPDPARNLAKGRPASATGSQDVYTPGKAADGDANSYWESANNAFPQAWTVDLGATEAVRRLVLKLPPQSAWQARTQTLSVQGSTDGSTYTTAVAAKDYRFDPATGNTVTVSLPSGTNLRHLRLHATANTGWPAAQFSEVEAYLS
- a CDS encoding glycoside hydrolase family 13 protein; this encodes MAQPRHASPHWWRSAVIYQVYVRSFADGDGDGTGDLAGVRARLPYLAGLGVDALWFTPWYVSPMKDGGYDVADYRAVDPAFGTLAEAEKLIAEARELGIRTIVDIVPNHVSDQHPWFRAALAGGPERALFHFRPGRGPHGELPPNDWRSEFGGPAWSRLPDGDWYLHLFAPEQPDLDWSHPAVCQEHEDILRFWFERGVAGVRIDSAALLAKDPDLPDFVEGEAPHPYVDRDELHDVYRSWRAIADEYGGIFVGEVWLPDTERFARYLRPDELHTAFNFSFMTCPWDAGRLRGAIDETLAEHAPVGAPATWVLCNHDVTRTVTRYGRADTGFDFATKAFGTPTDLVLGTCRARAAALLSLALPGAVYVYQGEELGLPEADIPLDRIEDPMHTRSGGIDPGRDGCRVPLPWAAEAPYAGFGSREEPWLPQPADWASYAADRQAADAGSMLALYRRAIELRPAFGDGPLTWLPAPDGVLAFTRVRGATCVVNLADAPADLPAHTELLLGSGPLDIEGRLPKDTAVWLRA